A window of Streptomyces armeniacus contains these coding sequences:
- a CDS encoding (2Fe-2S)-binding protein — protein MRVTFRVNGRPYEADDVWEGESLLYVLRERMGLPGSKNACEQGECGSCTVRLDGDPVCACLVAAGQAEGREIVTVEGLADFARERDAKACGTGACGEAPAGGTSDGNGGTSGGTSVDAAQRWEARPTAPDAELAPVQQAFIDAGAVQCGFCTPGLLVAADELIERNPQPSDADIREALSGNLCRCTGYEKILDAVRLAAARGGVAEPAGTTGTGA, from the coding sequence GTGCGCGTGACATTCCGCGTCAACGGACGCCCGTACGAGGCCGACGACGTGTGGGAGGGCGAGTCCCTGCTGTACGTGCTGCGCGAGCGGATGGGCCTGCCCGGCTCCAAGAACGCCTGCGAGCAGGGCGAGTGCGGCTCATGTACGGTCCGCCTCGACGGCGACCCCGTCTGCGCCTGCCTCGTCGCGGCGGGCCAGGCCGAGGGCCGCGAGATCGTCACCGTGGAAGGCCTGGCCGACTTCGCCCGCGAGCGCGACGCGAAGGCCTGCGGCACGGGCGCGTGCGGTGAGGCCCCGGCCGGCGGCACCTCCGACGGGAACGGCGGCACGTCCGGCGGCACCTCCGTGGACGCCGCCCAGCGCTGGGAGGCGCGGCCCACCGCGCCCGACGCCGAACTGGCCCCGGTGCAGCAGGCGTTCATCGACGCCGGCGCCGTCCAGTGCGGCTTCTGCACCCCCGGCCTGCTGGTCGCCGCCGACGAGCTGATCGAACGCAACCCGCAGCCGTCGGACGCCGACATCCGCGAGGCCCTCTCCGGCAACCTCTGCCGCTGCACCGGCTACGAGAAGATCCTCGACGCCGTCCGCCTCGCCGCGGCACGCGGCGGCGTGGCCGAACCCGCCGGGACCACAGGAACGGGGGCGTGA
- the pucD gene encoding xanthine dehydrogenase subunit D — protein sequence MNGVTRTPTSLSQGSQTRGGIGESTLRPDGTLKVTGEFAYSSDMWHEDMLWGFTLRSPHAHAEIVSIDTSEALRQAGVHSVLTYDDLPAEVKHYGLEIQDTPVLAHGRVRHHGEPVAIVAADHPETARRAAAKIRVEYAELPVVHDEESATAPGAPLLHPGRDDHHAEHVPHPNIVHRQPIVRGDADAAKARADVVVSGEYEVGMQDQAFLGPESGLAVPAEDGGVDLYIATQWLHADLRQIAPVLGLPEDKVRMTLSGVGGAFGGREDLSMQIHACLLALRTGKPVKIVYNRFESFFGHVHRHPARIRYEHGATRDGKLTHMKCRIVLDGGAYASSSPAVVGNASSLSAGPYVVDDVEIEALALYTNNPPCGAMRGFGAVQACFAYEAQMDRLAAELGLDPVEFRQRNAMSQGAVLPTGQEVDSPAPVAEILRRVKAMPLPPERQWETAGEDGSTTDVRALPGGLSNTTHGEGVVRGVGYAVGIKNVGFSEGFDDYSTARVRLQVIGGEPVAQVHTAMAEVGQGGVTVHAQIARTELGVTQVSILPADTQVGSAGSTSASRQTYVTGGAVKNACEAVREQVLELGRARFGTYHPAWATAELLLEGGKVVTDGGEVLASLADVIEGETLEADLEWRHRPTEPFDLRTGQGQGHVQYSFAAHRAVVEVDTDLGLVKVVELACAQDVGKALNPQSVVGQIQGGTTQGLGLAVMEEIVVDPSAKVRNPSFTDYLIPTILDTPTIPVDVLELADEHAPYGLRGAGEAPTLSSTPAVLAAIRDATGLALRRVPVRPEHLTVEPPAG from the coding sequence GTGAACGGAGTCACCCGTACGCCCACCAGCCTCTCCCAGGGCAGCCAGACCCGCGGCGGCATCGGCGAGTCGACGCTGCGCCCGGACGGCACCCTCAAGGTGACCGGCGAGTTCGCGTACTCGTCGGACATGTGGCACGAGGACATGCTGTGGGGCTTCACCCTCCGCAGCCCGCACGCGCACGCCGAGATCGTCTCGATCGACACGTCCGAGGCGCTCCGGCAGGCCGGTGTCCATTCCGTGCTGACCTACGACGACCTCCCCGCCGAGGTGAAGCACTACGGCCTGGAGATCCAGGACACCCCCGTACTGGCGCACGGCCGCGTACGGCACCACGGCGAGCCCGTCGCCATCGTCGCCGCCGACCACCCGGAGACCGCACGCAGGGCCGCCGCCAAGATCAGGGTGGAGTACGCCGAACTGCCCGTCGTCCACGACGAGGAGTCCGCGACCGCCCCCGGCGCGCCCCTGCTGCACCCCGGCCGCGACGACCACCACGCCGAGCACGTCCCGCACCCGAACATCGTGCACCGCCAGCCCATCGTCCGCGGCGACGCGGACGCCGCGAAGGCGCGCGCCGACGTGGTGGTGAGCGGCGAGTACGAGGTCGGCATGCAGGACCAGGCGTTCCTCGGCCCCGAGTCCGGTCTCGCCGTGCCCGCCGAGGACGGCGGCGTCGACCTGTACATCGCCACGCAGTGGCTGCACGCCGACCTCCGGCAGATCGCCCCCGTACTGGGGCTGCCCGAGGACAAGGTGCGGATGACGCTGTCCGGCGTGGGCGGCGCGTTCGGCGGCCGCGAGGACCTGTCGATGCAGATCCACGCGTGCCTGCTGGCGCTCCGTACCGGCAAGCCCGTCAAGATTGTCTACAACCGCTTCGAGTCGTTCTTCGGCCACGTGCACCGGCACCCGGCCCGGATCCGGTACGAGCACGGCGCCACCCGCGACGGCAAGCTCACGCACATGAAGTGCCGCATCGTGCTGGACGGCGGCGCCTACGCCTCCTCCTCACCGGCCGTCGTCGGCAACGCCTCGTCGCTCTCGGCCGGCCCGTACGTCGTCGACGACGTCGAGATCGAGGCGCTCGCCCTCTACACCAACAACCCGCCCTGCGGCGCCATGCGCGGCTTCGGCGCCGTCCAGGCGTGCTTCGCGTACGAGGCGCAGATGGACCGGCTCGCGGCCGAACTCGGCCTGGACCCCGTGGAGTTCCGGCAGCGCAACGCCATGTCCCAGGGCGCCGTCCTGCCCACCGGGCAGGAGGTCGACTCCCCGGCGCCCGTCGCCGAGATCCTCCGCCGGGTCAAGGCGATGCCGCTGCCGCCCGAACGGCAGTGGGAGACCGCCGGCGAGGACGGCAGCACCACGGACGTACGGGCGCTGCCCGGCGGCCTCTCCAACACCACGCACGGCGAAGGCGTCGTACGGGGCGTGGGCTACGCCGTCGGCATCAAGAACGTCGGCTTCTCCGAGGGCTTCGACGACTACTCCACCGCCCGCGTACGCCTCCAGGTCATCGGCGGAGAGCCGGTCGCCCAGGTGCACACCGCGATGGCCGAGGTCGGGCAGGGCGGCGTCACCGTCCACGCGCAGATCGCCCGTACGGAACTGGGCGTCACCCAGGTGAGCATCCTGCCCGCCGACACCCAGGTCGGCTCGGCCGGTTCCACCTCCGCGTCCCGGCAGACGTACGTCACCGGCGGCGCCGTCAAGAACGCCTGCGAGGCGGTGCGTGAACAGGTCCTGGAACTCGGCCGCGCCCGCTTCGGCACGTACCACCCGGCCTGGGCCACCGCCGAACTCCTCCTGGAGGGCGGCAAGGTGGTCACCGACGGCGGCGAGGTGCTGGCCTCGCTGGCGGACGTCATCGAGGGCGAGACGCTGGAGGCCGACCTGGAGTGGCGGCACCGGCCGACGGAGCCGTTCGACCTGCGTACGGGGCAGGGCCAGGGGCACGTGCAGTACTCCTTCGCCGCGCACCGGGCGGTCGTCGAGGTCGACACCGACCTCGGGCTGGTCAAGGTCGTCGAACTGGCCTGCGCCCAGGACGTCGGCAAGGCACTCAACCCGCAGTCCGTCGTCGGCCAGATCCAGGGCGGTACGACGCAGGGGCTGGGCCTCGCCGTCATGGAAGAGATCGTCGTGGACCCGTCGGCGAAGGTACGCAACCCGTCCTTCACCGACTACCTGATCCCGACCATCCTCGACACGCCGACCATCCCCGTCGACGTGCTCGAACTGGCCGACGAGCACGCCCCGTACGGCCTGCGCGGCGCGGGCGAGGCCCCCACGCTGTCCTCCACCCCGGCGGTCCTGGCGGCGATCCGCGACGCGACGGGGCTGGCACTGCGGCGGGTGCCGGTACGGCCGGAACACCTGACGGTCGAGCCTCCGGCGGGCTAG
- a CDS encoding XdhC family protein, translating to MLDIAEQLDRWCGQRRDFAVATVVAVSGSAPRLPGAALAVDAEGTAVGSVSGGCVEGAVYELCRDALRDGRPVRERFGYSDDDAFATGLTCGGVIDILVTPVTADAPWYTALAAALSAAAGGEPVALARVTSGPYELLGRALCVRPDGTYAGGLGGSAALDRTAAAEASALLAAGRTGTVRTGADGGRCGEPVTLLVESNVPPPRMLVFGAIDFAAALVRAGRFLGHHVTVCDARPVFATAERFPDAHEVVVDWPHRYLESTAVDARTAVCVLTHDAKFDVPLLERALRLPVAYVGAMGSRRTHEDRLERLREAGLTDRELARLRSPIGLDLGARTPEETALSIAAEIVADRRGGSGVRLTGAHTPIHHEPVTGRAQPDMADSAARAIC from the coding sequence ATGCTGGACATCGCCGAACAGCTCGACCGGTGGTGCGGGCAGCGCCGGGACTTCGCCGTCGCCACCGTCGTCGCCGTCAGCGGCAGCGCGCCGCGCCTGCCCGGCGCCGCGCTCGCCGTGGACGCCGAGGGGACGGCGGTCGGCAGCGTGTCCGGCGGGTGTGTGGAGGGCGCCGTGTACGAGCTGTGCCGGGACGCGCTGCGGGACGGCCGCCCCGTACGGGAACGCTTCGGATACAGCGACGACGACGCCTTCGCCACCGGCCTGACCTGCGGCGGCGTCATCGACATCCTCGTCACGCCGGTCACCGCCGACGCCCCCTGGTACACGGCACTCGCCGCCGCGCTGTCCGCCGCGGCGGGCGGCGAGCCGGTGGCGCTGGCCCGGGTCACGTCCGGCCCGTACGAGTTGCTGGGCCGCGCGCTGTGCGTACGCCCGGACGGCACGTACGCGGGCGGCCTCGGCGGCAGCGCCGCGCTGGACCGTACGGCCGCCGCCGAGGCGAGCGCGCTGCTGGCGGCGGGCCGTACGGGCACGGTGCGCACCGGCGCGGACGGCGGCCGCTGCGGGGAGCCGGTCACCCTGCTGGTCGAGTCGAACGTGCCGCCGCCCCGCATGCTCGTCTTCGGCGCCATCGACTTCGCCGCCGCGCTCGTCCGCGCGGGCCGCTTCCTCGGCCACCACGTGACGGTGTGCGACGCGCGGCCCGTCTTCGCCACCGCCGAACGCTTCCCGGACGCGCACGAGGTCGTCGTCGACTGGCCGCACCGCTACCTCGAGTCCACCGCCGTGGACGCCCGTACGGCGGTGTGCGTCCTCACCCACGACGCCAAGTTCGACGTGCCCCTGCTGGAACGGGCGCTGCGGCTGCCGGTCGCGTACGTCGGCGCGATGGGGTCACGCCGTACGCACGAGGACCGCCTCGAGCGGCTCCGCGAGGCGGGGCTCACCGACCGTGAACTGGCCCGGCTGCGTTCGCCGATCGGGCTGGACCTGGGCGCCCGTACGCCCGAGGAGACGGCGCTGTCCATCGCGGCGGAGATCGTCGCGGACCGGCGGGGCGGCTCCGGCGTACGGCTCACGGGCGCGCATACGCCGATCCACCACGAGCCCGTCACCGGACGCGCTCAGCCGGACATGGCCGACAGCGCGGCACGGGCGATCTGCTGA
- a CDS encoding NCS2 family permease yields MTQSQVGPRTTAEDAGTGSRPPAGRSWLDRYFHISDRGSTVAREVRGGITTFMAMCYIILLNPVILSVPDATGAHLDAGQLTTATAFAAAVTTLAMGVLGNVPLALAAGLSVSAVVAFQVAPEMTWANAMAMCVIYGGVIILLVVTGLRELIMSSIPLAMKHAITMGIGLFVCLIGLVQAGFVTSMDGPGGVAGEKPVQLGVHDQLTGWPVLCFSVTVLLIFMLQVRRVPGAILIGIVGGTVLAAAVHQLTGMSKKDWGGLNAPEISGSVVSAPDFGLFGDVSFNGMADVGGITVGVIVFTLVLAGFFDAMGTIIGIGQQADLVEKDGRMPGLSKALAIDGAGGVVGGVAGASGQTVFVESTAGVGDGARTGFASVVTGLGFTLCLFFTPLAQVIPTQVAAAALVVIGSMMMSNAKHIDWNDPATSIPVFLTTVLMPFTYSITAGIAAGVIAYVAIKAVQGRWREPGWLMWLLALVFLVYFSLGPIEGWLGVK; encoded by the coding sequence ATGACCCAGTCGCAAGTGGGGCCGAGGACGACGGCGGAGGACGCGGGCACCGGCTCGCGGCCGCCCGCCGGACGGTCCTGGCTCGACAGGTACTTCCACATATCCGACAGAGGATCGACGGTCGCGCGTGAGGTGCGCGGCGGCATCACCACCTTCATGGCGATGTGCTACATCATCCTGCTCAACCCGGTGATCCTCTCGGTCCCCGACGCCACCGGGGCCCATCTCGACGCGGGTCAGCTGACGACCGCCACCGCGTTCGCGGCCGCCGTCACCACCCTGGCCATGGGCGTGCTCGGCAACGTGCCGCTCGCGCTCGCCGCCGGGCTGAGCGTGTCCGCGGTCGTCGCGTTCCAGGTCGCGCCCGAGATGACCTGGGCGAACGCGATGGCCATGTGCGTCATCTACGGCGGGGTCATCATCCTGCTGGTCGTCACCGGCCTGCGGGAACTGATCATGAGCTCCATACCGCTCGCGATGAAGCACGCCATCACCATGGGCATCGGCCTGTTCGTGTGCCTCATCGGGCTTGTCCAGGCGGGCTTCGTCACGAGCATGGACGGGCCCGGCGGCGTCGCGGGCGAGAAGCCGGTCCAGCTCGGCGTACACGATCAGCTGACCGGCTGGCCCGTGCTGTGCTTCTCCGTCACCGTGCTGCTGATCTTCATGCTGCAGGTGCGGAGGGTGCCCGGCGCCATCCTCATCGGGATCGTCGGCGGTACCGTCCTGGCCGCCGCCGTACACCAGCTCACCGGCATGTCGAAGAAGGACTGGGGTGGCCTGAACGCGCCGGAGATCTCCGGCTCCGTCGTCAGCGCCCCGGACTTCGGCCTGTTCGGCGACGTGTCGTTCAACGGCATGGCCGACGTCGGCGGGATCACCGTCGGCGTCATCGTCTTCACGCTGGTGCTGGCGGGCTTCTTCGACGCGATGGGCACCATCATCGGCATCGGCCAGCAGGCCGACCTCGTGGAGAAGGACGGCCGTATGCCCGGCCTGAGCAAGGCCCTCGCCATCGACGGCGCGGGCGGCGTGGTCGGCGGGGTCGCGGGCGCCTCGGGCCAGACCGTGTTCGTGGAGTCGACGGCGGGTGTCGGGGACGGCGCCCGTACGGGCTTCGCCAGCGTGGTCACCGGACTGGGCTTCACCCTGTGCCTGTTCTTCACCCCGCTGGCGCAGGTCATCCCCACCCAGGTCGCCGCCGCCGCGCTGGTCGTCATCGGCTCGATGATGATGAGCAACGCCAAGCACATCGACTGGAACGACCCGGCCACCTCGATCCCGGTGTTCCTGACGACGGTGCTGATGCCGTTCACGTACTCGATCACCGCGGGCATCGCGGCCGGCGTCATCGCGTACGTCGCGATCAAGGCGGTGCAGGGCAGGTGGCGCGAGCCGGGCTGGCTGATGTGGCTGCTGGCCCTGGTCTTCCTCGTCTACTTCTCGCTCGGCCCGATCGAGGGCTGGCTGGGCGTGAAGTAG
- a CDS encoding serine/threonine-protein kinase gives MKPLSESEPTAAGPYRLHAELGRGGMGRVLLGSAPDGRIVAVKQVHARLAADDGFRARFRREVAASRKVSGAYTAPVLDADPDAPTPWLASAFVCGPSLGAAVETAGVLPEEPVRHLAAGLAAALAEIHRAGLIHRDLKPENVLLAEDGVRVIDFGIVRVAEGAGATALTQPDRVIGSPAFMSPEQAEGRELTPAGDVFSLGSVLVLAVTGRSPFAGASAAQALYNVVHAEPGLAAVPPPLRRIIEPCLAKDPAARPTPAQLLELIGARGHAGQPWPYAVHRMIAAQRADVDRLLGDPDRTLVTGPSRTDAMAAAPTQTAATPPQPGPVPPQPAHPPQRQRQPEPKPESKQKPPRPGGKAVAALVLSGVLAVTGIGAWAYTLTSGDGKAAAQPDFSPSPSTTADPSGEPDEPDKYTKMPLCSEAAGKLPLPEGEVKAGNDIEASHQAVTNCSWSRSGARSPHAFVQWDVKRSTGSDPGWGTEAQTKWFDDAYADAGTVRESELGFGDDAYWRDEGGDEHCALHVRDGNLAVLVRLGGHHTLPECRPEAQQIARAALSAMSG, from the coding sequence ATGAAGCCGCTGAGCGAATCCGAACCCACCGCGGCGGGACCGTACCGCCTGCACGCCGAGCTCGGCAGGGGCGGCATGGGCCGGGTGCTTCTCGGCAGCGCGCCGGACGGGCGGATCGTCGCGGTCAAGCAGGTGCACGCGCGGCTCGCCGCGGACGACGGGTTCCGTGCGCGGTTCCGGCGGGAAGTGGCCGCCTCCCGGAAGGTGTCCGGCGCCTACACGGCACCGGTCCTCGACGCCGACCCCGACGCGCCCACCCCCTGGCTCGCCTCGGCGTTCGTCTGCGGTCCCTCGCTGGGCGCCGCGGTGGAGACGGCCGGCGTGCTGCCCGAGGAGCCCGTACGCCACCTCGCCGCGGGTCTCGCCGCGGCGCTGGCCGAGATCCACCGGGCGGGCCTCATCCACCGGGACCTCAAGCCCGAGAACGTGCTGCTGGCCGAGGACGGCGTCCGCGTCATCGACTTCGGCATCGTCCGGGTCGCCGAAGGCGCGGGCGCGACCGCGCTGACGCAGCCGGACCGGGTGATCGGCTCACCCGCCTTCATGTCGCCGGAACAGGCCGAAGGCCGCGAACTCACCCCGGCCGGCGATGTGTTCTCCCTCGGCTCCGTGCTGGTGCTGGCCGTCACGGGCCGCAGCCCGTTCGCGGGCGCCTCGGCCGCGCAGGCGCTGTACAACGTCGTACACGCGGAGCCCGGCCTGGCGGCCGTGCCGCCGCCGCTGCGCCGGATCATCGAGCCCTGCCTGGCCAAGGACCCCGCGGCCCGCCCCACTCCGGCGCAACTGCTGGAACTCATCGGCGCACGCGGGCACGCCGGGCAGCCGTGGCCGTACGCCGTACACCGGATGATCGCCGCCCAGCGGGCGGACGTCGACCGGCTGCTCGGCGACCCGGACCGGACCCTGGTCACGGGCCCCTCCCGTACGGACGCCATGGCCGCCGCCCCCACACAGACCGCGGCCACGCCGCCACAGCCAGGGCCGGTGCCACCGCAGCCGGCACACCCGCCGCAGCGACAGCGGCAGCCCGAGCCGAAGCCCGAGTCGAAGCAAAAGCCGCCCAGGCCCGGCGGCAAGGCCGTCGCGGCACTCGTCCTGTCGGGCGTGCTCGCGGTGACCGGCATCGGCGCCTGGGCGTACACGCTGACCTCCGGTGACGGCAAGGCCGCCGCACAGCCGGACTTCTCGCCGTCACCGAGCACGACGGCGGACCCGTCCGGGGAACCGGATGAACCGGACAAGTACACGAAGATGCCGCTGTGTTCGGAGGCCGCCGGAAAGCTGCCGCTGCCGGAGGGCGAGGTGAAGGCGGGCAACGACATCGAGGCCTCGCACCAGGCGGTGACCAACTGCTCCTGGTCCAGGAGCGGCGCGCGGTCGCCGCACGCCTTCGTGCAGTGGGACGTGAAGCGCAGCACCGGCAGCGACCCCGGCTGGGGAACCGAGGCCCAGACCAAGTGGTTCGACGACGCCTACGCGGACGCGGGCACCGTGCGCGAATCCGAGCTCGGTTTCGGCGACGACGCGTACTGGCGCGACGAAGGGGGCGACGAGCACTGCGCGCTGCACGTCCGCGACGGGAACCTCGCGGTCCTGGTGCGGCTCGGCGGCCATCACACCCTCCCGGAGTGCAGGCCGGAGGCTCAGCAGATCGCCCGTGCCGCGCTGTCGGCCATGTCCGGCTGA
- a CDS encoding PucR family transcriptional regulator ligand-binding domain-containing protein has product MRLRALLETSSLGLRLLGGEAELDRTVRGVMTTDLRDPSRYLSGGELVLTGLAWRRTPEDSEPFVRILAAAGVAGLAAGEAELGAVPEDMVVACNRHRLPLFAVDEDVAFATITEHVVRQVSTERAGDLAAVVDRHRRLMSSGPAGGGADVVLDLLDSDLDLRAWVLSPTGRPVAGAGTVSGAGTGAGSAAGTGAGSAAGTGAGSAAGGRSAAAGTGAARGDTVRELPATVRARLAGEHLAAVRTGRPGPYRATVDGVAYTLFPVRTGEGDLRQTVLSDWLLAVEADAGDWPAERLDLLDGVTQLIAVERDRRDASRTVRRRLAQEVLELVQSGAPPAETAARLRVAAPVLLPGLGTAPHWQVVVARVEWGQEGEKGEPIDGGPVAQALLEELLVGPGTAEAGGAAAADRVAVAHTGGEAVALVPLPATATGADTEADADAEAGGGSDTGAGGESGGGGISAGALLESVREPMERGLSGDGRLTLGVSATVHSAEGLRGALEEARHARRVAAARRGTVCAAGHEELASHVLLLPFVPDDVRRAFTARLLDPLRDYDRRHRAELIPTLEAFLAADGSWTRCAARLHLHVNTLRYRMGRIEQLTGRDLSRLEDKLDFFLALRIS; this is encoded by the coding sequence ATGCGGCTCCGCGCACTCCTGGAGACCAGCTCACTCGGGCTGCGGCTGCTCGGCGGCGAGGCGGAGCTGGACCGTACGGTCCGCGGCGTGATGACCACTGACCTGCGCGACCCCAGCCGCTACCTCTCCGGCGGCGAACTGGTGCTCACGGGCCTGGCGTGGCGCCGTACGCCCGAGGACTCGGAGCCGTTCGTACGCATCCTGGCCGCGGCCGGGGTGGCGGGGCTGGCGGCGGGCGAGGCGGAGCTGGGGGCCGTACCGGAGGACATGGTCGTCGCGTGCAACCGGCACCGGCTGCCGCTGTTCGCGGTGGACGAGGACGTCGCGTTCGCGACGATCACCGAGCACGTGGTGCGGCAGGTGTCGACGGAGCGGGCGGGCGACCTCGCGGCGGTCGTGGACCGGCACCGCCGCCTGATGTCCTCCGGACCGGCGGGCGGCGGCGCGGACGTGGTGCTGGACCTGCTCGACTCGGACCTGGACCTGCGGGCGTGGGTGCTGTCCCCGACGGGGCGGCCGGTGGCGGGCGCGGGCACGGTTTCGGGCGCCGGTACGGGCGCGGGGTCCGCCGCGGGTACGGGCGCGGGGTCCGCCGCGGGTACGGGCGCGGGGTCCGCCGCGGGTGGGAGGTCCGCCGCGGCGGGTACGGGCGCGGCACGGGGCGACACCGTACGGGAGCTGCCCGCCACCGTACGGGCGCGCCTCGCGGGTGAGCACCTGGCGGCCGTACGCACCGGACGGCCCGGCCCGTACCGCGCCACCGTGGACGGCGTCGCGTACACCCTCTTCCCCGTCCGTACCGGCGAGGGAGACCTGCGTCAGACGGTGCTCTCCGACTGGCTGCTGGCCGTGGAGGCGGACGCGGGCGACTGGCCCGCCGAACGGCTCGACCTGCTGGACGGCGTGACCCAGCTGATCGCCGTCGAACGCGACCGGCGGGACGCCTCCCGTACGGTGCGCAGGCGGCTCGCCCAGGAGGTGCTGGAGCTGGTGCAGTCGGGCGCGCCGCCCGCGGAGACCGCCGCGCGGCTGCGGGTAGCGGCGCCCGTACTCCTGCCGGGGCTGGGCACGGCGCCGCACTGGCAGGTCGTGGTGGCGCGCGTGGAGTGGGGGCAGGAGGGCGAGAAGGGCGAGCCGATCGACGGCGGCCCGGTGGCCCAGGCGCTGCTGGAGGAGCTGCTGGTCGGGCCCGGTACGGCGGAGGCCGGCGGGGCCGCGGCAGCCGACCGGGTCGCGGTGGCCCACACGGGCGGCGAGGCCGTCGCGCTGGTGCCGCTGCCGGCCACGGCCACGGGCGCGGACACGGAGGCGGACGCAGACGCGGAGGCCGGGGGCGGCTCGGACACGGGTGCGGGCGGCGAGTCCGGCGGCGGCGGGATCTCGGCGGGCGCGCTGCTGGAGAGCGTGCGCGAGCCGATGGAACGCGGCCTCTCCGGCGACGGCAGGCTCACCCTCGGCGTGAGCGCGACGGTGCACTCGGCGGAGGGACTGCGCGGCGCCCTGGAGGAGGCGCGGCACGCGCGGCGCGTGGCGGCGGCGCGGCGCGGCACCGTGTGTGCGGCCGGGCACGAGGAGCTGGCGTCGCACGTGCTGCTGCTGCCGTTCGTACCGGACGACGTACGGCGTGCCTTCACCGCCCGGCTGCTGGACCCGCTGCGGGACTACGACCGGCGGCACCGCGCGGAGCTGATCCCGACGCTGGAGGCGTTCCTCGCCGCCGACGGCTCGTGGACGCGGTGCGCCGCACGGCTGCATCTGCACGTCAACACCCTGCGGTACCGCATGGGCCGGATCGAACAGCTGACGGGCCGTGACCTGTCCCGGCTCGAGGACAAGCTCGACTTCTTCCTGGCCCTGCGGATCAGCTGA
- a CDS encoding FAD binding domain-containing protein, producing MEFLRPASWEEALAAKAEHPSAVPIAGGTDVMVELNFDHRRPEYLLDLNRIGELYDWEVGEEQVRLGASVSYTRIIDNLRTELPGLALAGHTVGSPQIRNRGSVGGNLGAASPAGDSHPALLAAGAEVEAESVRGTRLIPVEEFFTGVKRHALAEDELIRAVRIARADGPQQFSKVGTRNAMVIAVCAFGIALHPRSRTVRTGIGSAAPTPVRARAAEDFLNAALEEGGFWDSGRTLTPSVARQFAELAAGACNPIDDVRGSAKYRRHAVSVMARRTLGWTWESYRGARGTGAAGGAGEGGAQCA from the coding sequence ATGGAGTTCCTGCGTCCCGCCAGCTGGGAGGAAGCGCTCGCCGCCAAGGCCGAGCACCCCTCGGCTGTCCCCATCGCGGGCGGCACCGACGTGATGGTCGAGCTCAACTTCGACCACCGCCGGCCCGAGTACCTGCTCGACCTCAACCGCATCGGCGAGCTGTACGACTGGGAGGTGGGCGAGGAGCAGGTGCGGCTCGGCGCCTCCGTCTCCTACACCAGGATCATCGACAACCTCCGCACCGAGCTGCCCGGCCTGGCCCTCGCGGGCCACACCGTCGGCTCGCCGCAGATCCGCAACCGCGGCAGCGTCGGCGGCAACCTGGGCGCCGCGTCGCCCGCCGGCGACTCGCACCCGGCACTGCTCGCGGCCGGCGCCGAGGTGGAGGCCGAATCCGTACGCGGCACCCGGCTGATCCCGGTGGAGGAGTTCTTCACCGGCGTGAAGCGGCACGCGCTCGCCGAGGACGAGCTGATCCGCGCCGTGCGCATCGCCAGGGCGGACGGGCCGCAGCAGTTCTCCAAGGTCGGCACGCGCAACGCGATGGTCATCGCCGTCTGCGCCTTCGGTATCGCCCTGCACCCGCGCAGCCGCACGGTCCGTACGGGCATCGGCTCCGCCGCACCCACCCCCGTACGGGCCCGCGCGGCCGAGGACTTCCTGAACGCCGCGCTCGAGGAAGGCGGCTTCTGGGACAGCGGCCGCACCCTCACCCCCTCCGTGGCCCGGCAGTTCGCCGAGCTCGCCGCGGGGGCCTGCAACCCGATCGACGACGTGCGCGGCAGCGCGAAGTACCGCCGCCACGCGGTGTCCGTGATGGCCCGCCGCACCCTCGGCTGGACCTGGGAGAGCTACCGCGGTGCCCGCGGCACCGGAGCAGCCGGCGGCGCCGGAGAAGGAGGTGCGCAGTGCGCGTGA